A stretch of DNA from Equus asinus isolate D_3611 breed Donkey chromosome 20, EquAss-T2T_v2, whole genome shotgun sequence:
GCAGAAGCACTGCCCTCTTTGTGCTTCTCTCCTTGCACACTCAAGTCTGGGAAGGATGACTTCTACAGTGTTGCTCTCTCCTATTCCCAGGGACATTGTAAGcatgcttgcttattcttctcatGTGTTCCACACCCCATGTTCTTCCTAAGAAAAATCAGACATGCCCTCCTTCCCCCCATGCATAATACATGCTAAACTCATTACATGTTGTTTCCTTGAAACAGAACTGATGGAAAACTTATGATATAAGTTGGCCTGGAGAAGAGGAGAGCAGGTTAGCTCTTGTTCCACTCTTGTTTCGAAGGGGCTTTCATTGTCTTCCcatcctgtctgtctgtctgtctttcactGGCCTTTTCTGGACAGTGTCAGACTACACCAGCTACTTCCTGCTGTGTTCTATGAAACAACCGTCCTCTGTACTGAAGTGCTCAGGTTGCAAGCCTGAAactcaaaaggaaaggaaaccctCAATTTGATTACGGGTTTTAAGAAATAACCATTTGCAAGTAATTTCCCTTCTTGAATTTTCTCTCGGAAACCTGGGTAGCCATATCTTgacattttggtaattttttttaaagtagctcCCTAATGTTGCTTAAAACGATTTTTTCCCCCGACTTTGtgtccctttccttcctcatcaTTGCTATCAAACAGCTTCAAGTTCCTTCTCCCATTTTCATAGAGGACACTGGCTTAGTCTGCCTTTCTTCCCCAACTCCTGCCATTCTCTTGGACCACAGTAGAGTTCATTCATCTCGATGATCTACCCAAAATCTTTGTTTATTGCTTATTTGCGTCTTCAACACTAGTGACAAATTCTCCATCCAGTCTAAGCCACAAATACGTGATCATACCCTAGATCATGAGCCATAAAGACACTATCTCTAAAGTCTTATATTTTAGTATCCTTCTTTCAAGCCATCTTGTTCCTTCCCCCTACACTCTCTACTTTTATATCTCACGATGACCCCTAGGCCTTTCATCTGTCTTCAGTTATTCGGAACCCTCCTGTCTTCCCTGCCCTTCACATGCCCTTGGATGTCAGGCAGCTCAATGACTCTCTCTCCAGTACTCCTGTTCTTTGGCTGTATCCTTCTGACAATTGGATGAAAGCTGTACCTGGACTGCTAAGTGTCTCTGGAGAAACAGCACAACCGTACAATTCCACACCTTCTTCACTCCTTCTTTCTGTATCAGAAGAAGAGGCCCCTGCTCTCAAGGCTCAGATTTCCTCCTTTGCTCTTGTTCGAATACGGCACCTCCTTTAATGGATCATTCTTTGGCTTTCCTCCCAAATGGTCCTCCTCTCCTTAACATTATTTACCtcccttttgcagatgaggaaactgaggttcagagacagTTCCAAAATTGCCCCATGGTCCTTACAACCTGTAAGTGGCTGAGCCAAGAATCAAActgaggtctctctctctccaagccTCATATTCTTTCTATTCTGTAAAGTTTACCTGCATCCTCTTCTCTACCTTCCCTTCCACTATTGCTCTCTATCCTCCTCACCTCCCCCAAATAAACTTCTCTATTCCAATCCACTCAGAATCACAGTAGTTCTATTTTAGTTCCCAAGATTGCACTGCATTGAAATCAGTTGACTAACGCCTGTGTCTCCCCTGAACTATAAAGTCCATGAGGGTAAGGACCATATTGGGCTCATCATTGTATCCCCAGGGCCTGAAGAGGGAACTGCCTTTGCTAAAGCACTCATCAACTACCTGTGTGCTACTAAGTCTAAGCACCCTTCAGTCTTCATTCTGCTTGACCCATCAGAGGAGTTAGCATTGCTGATCACTCCACACTTCTTAGAACGGTCTCCTCCCTTAGCTTTCGTGAGGCTACTCTCTCCttgttttcctcctgcctctctgtctcCTACATACAAATTCAACCTTCTGAAATCTCTTGCATCCTTCTACCTCTCCACCCCTGCTGTCGCTAATCAGGTCCAGGCCACCAGCATCTCTAGTGTAACAGCCTCCAGGCTTGTCTCTCTCTAATCCACACTCTACTATGATGGCAGAGTGATCATTCTGAAACACAAATGTGATCTTGCCACCTGCCTGCTTTGGACTCTTAGATGGGTACACACTGCCTGGAGTAAAGAACTCAAACCCTTAGCTTGACAGATAAGGCCTTTCATCGTCTGACTTCTGCCTACCCATCCAGCCCATTTCCCACCAGGTCCCCATATTCCATCAGTGCTACGGAAACGTGGAACTGCCAAGGAGTTCTACCATGTTTATCTACAGccctgtgcctttgcacatgctgttctttTGGCCTAGAACGCCTTTTCTTCTCTATCTCCTTCCTTTCCAGTAAACATCTTATCTAATCCTTCCAACACAACTCAAATtcaccttctctgtgaaatgtTCTATGGTAGTGCTTGTCTCTCCTCTAGGTTCCCACAGCATTTTGTATGTAAAGCTATTGTTGAACACTACGTGTCTTTACAGCTTGCTAGATTGGAACCTCCTTCAGGGAAGagaccaattttttttctttctttgcaatcAGGGGGTTAGCCTGAtgtatttataataaatgtttgAAGATCAAATCTgagagtgaatgaaggaatggatgaaaatcacatgcagaagaaaggggagaaaattgAGAAGGCAAAGATAGAGCTTACTTTGCAGTGGTTACTCTGTAATTCCAGATAAGTAGCTATTTTTCAGGAAAGGGATAAAAGACTCTCAAAGACGAATGCAGACAGCCAAAGCCAAAATAGAGCAGGGATGACTCACTTGCACATTTACCCACTTGACAGTGAGAGTGATTGTAGGATCCACAAGTCCCAGGGAGTCAGGCAGGAAGCTCTCtatgtgagggcagggactggggcTTCTCAGTGGGGACCTGCAGCTGTGCCCTTTGAAACAGAGATGCCAGGTGCTGCCTGATTTCCTTGGTCCTGGCCCCATAGATGACAGGGTTGACCAGACATGGGAGCAGCAGGTAGAAGGCACTGAGAAGGTTGTGCACGTCCTGGGAGGCTTTGTGGGCCACGCGGTAGACGATGGATGAGGACATGGTGGAGGAGTAGACGGTGAAGATGACCAGCAGGTGGGAGCCACAGGTGTTCAGGGCCTTGGAACGTGCTGCACCTGATGAAATTCGAAATGCAGCACGGATGATGCGGGAGTAGGAGGCTCCGAGCAGCAGCATGTCCAGGACTCTGTTGAAGATGCGGACACTGAGACCCACAGTCTTGTTCAGGGAGATGTCCCCACAGGAGAGCTTCATCAGGGCCATGTGCTCACAGGCAAAGTGGTGGATCACGTCTGAGCGGCAGAAGCGAACCCGGGAGGCCAGCCCCACCACTGGAGCAACAATGCAAGTGCTCCTGGCAGCTGCCacccccaccaggccagccagcAACTGGGCTGTCACTATCTTGGGGTAGCGAAGAGGGTAGCAGATGGCAACATAGCGGTCTAGGGCCATGACCAGGAGGATGTTACAGTCAAAGACAATGAGGAAGTAGATGCAGAACATCTGGAGCAGACAGCGAGGCAGGGAAATGCGACTGAAGTGGGT
This window harbors:
- the LOC106831621 gene encoding olfactory receptor 52K1-like, producing MSAWSNGSSNVSYTSFLLVGFPGLQESRTLLVLPFLSLYLVILSANALVIHTVVAQRSLHQPMYLLIALLLAINVCAATTVVPAMLFSFSTHFSRISLPRCLLQMFCIYFLIVFDCNILLVMALDRYVAICYPLRYPKIVTAQLLAGLVGVAAARSTCIVAPVVGLASRVRFCRSDVIHHFACEHMALMKLSCGDISLNKTVGLSVRIFNRVLDMLLLGASYSRIIRAAFRISSGAARSKALNTCGSHLLVIFTVYSSTMSSSIVYRVAHKASQDVHNLLSAFYLLLPCLVNPVIYGARTKEIRQHLASLFQRAQLQVPTEKPQSLPSHRELPA